From Pseudomonas alcaligenes, a single genomic window includes:
- a CDS encoding methyl-accepting chemotaxis protein, with amino-acid sequence MTQNLKFSHKILLAASLVVIAAFSLFTLYNDYLQRNAIKEDLESELTSLGEVTASNIQNWLSGRILLVENIAQSIHADTSQDSLNQLLEQKAPASTFAFTYLGSADGTFTMRPESAMPDGYDPRTRPWYKDAMAAGGSTLTEPYVDAATSELIITIATPAGGAGVVGGDLSLNTLVQIINSLDFDGMGYAFLVSADGKILVHPDKKLVMKSLKEIYPQNTPSIGTGFSEAELDGVPRILTFTPVKGLPSVNWYIGLSIDKDKAYAGLREFRASAIIATIIAVVIIMILLGMLIRVLMQPLLMMGKAMRDIAQGEGDLTKRLPIQNRDEFGELAASFNQFVERIHGSIREVSSATQQVNEVAKLVVNASNSSMVNSDEQANRTNSVAAAINELGAAAQEIARNAADASHQASDARHLAEEGSQVLQKTIKAMNELSSKISASSTNIEALNSKTVNIGQILEVIKSISEQTNLLALNAAIEAARAGEAGRGFAVVADEVRNLAHRTQESAQEIQKMIEELQVDARESVSTMTESQRYSEESVSIANQAGERLGSVTQRIGEIDGMNQSVATATEEQTSVVEALNMDINEINTLNQEGVENLQATLRACGDLEQQASRLKQLVDSFRI; translated from the coding sequence AGATCCTCCTCGCCGCCTCACTGGTGGTGATCGCCGCCTTCTCTCTATTCACGCTGTACAACGACTACCTGCAACGCAACGCGATCAAGGAAGATCTGGAAAGCGAACTGACTAGTCTGGGCGAAGTGACCGCCAGCAATATCCAGAACTGGCTGTCAGGACGCATCCTGCTGGTGGAGAACATCGCCCAGTCGATCCATGCCGACACCAGCCAGGACAGCCTCAACCAGCTGCTCGAGCAGAAGGCACCCGCCTCCACCTTCGCCTTCACCTACCTGGGCTCGGCCGACGGCACCTTCACCATGCGCCCGGAAAGCGCCATGCCCGACGGCTACGACCCGCGCACCCGGCCCTGGTACAAGGACGCCATGGCCGCCGGCGGCTCGACCCTCACCGAACCCTACGTGGATGCCGCCACCAGCGAGCTGATCATCACCATTGCCACCCCGGCAGGCGGTGCCGGCGTGGTCGGTGGCGACCTCAGCCTCAACACCCTGGTGCAGATCATCAACTCGCTGGACTTCGACGGCATGGGCTACGCCTTCCTGGTCAGCGCCGACGGCAAGATCCTTGTCCACCCGGACAAGAAGCTGGTGATGAAGAGCCTCAAGGAAATCTACCCGCAGAACACCCCGAGCATCGGCACCGGCTTCTCCGAGGCCGAACTGGACGGCGTGCCGCGCATTCTCACCTTCACCCCGGTCAAGGGCCTGCCCTCGGTCAACTGGTACATCGGCCTGTCCATCGACAAGGACAAGGCCTATGCCGGCCTCAGGGAATTCCGCGCCTCGGCGATCATCGCCACCATCATCGCCGTGGTCATCATCATGATCCTGCTGGGCATGCTGATCCGCGTATTGATGCAACCGCTGCTGATGATGGGCAAGGCGATGCGTGACATCGCCCAGGGTGAAGGCGACCTGACCAAGCGCCTGCCAATCCAAAACCGCGACGAATTCGGTGAGCTGGCTGCCTCGTTCAACCAGTTCGTCGAGCGCATCCACGGCTCGATCCGCGAAGTGTCCTCCGCCACCCAGCAGGTCAATGAAGTGGCCAAGCTGGTGGTCAACGCCTCCAACTCGTCGATGGTCAACTCGGATGAGCAGGCCAACCGTACCAACAGCGTGGCGGCCGCGATCAACGAGCTGGGCGCCGCCGCCCAGGAGATCGCCCGCAACGCCGCCGACGCCTCGCACCAGGCCTCGGATGCCCGTCACCTGGCCGAGGAAGGCAGCCAGGTACTGCAGAAGACCATCAAGGCGATGAACGAGCTGTCGAGCAAGATCAGCGCCTCCAGCACCAACATCGAGGCGCTCAACAGCAAGACGGTGAACATCGGCCAGATCCTCGAAGTGATCAAGAGTATCTCCGAGCAGACCAACCTCCTCGCGCTCAACGCCGCCATCGAAGCAGCACGCGCCGGCGAAGCCGGACGCGGCTTCGCCGTGGTCGCCGACGAGGTACGCAACCTGGCCCACCGCACCCAGGAGTCGGCGCAGGAAATCCAGAAGATGATCGAGGAACTGCAGGTCGATGCCCGCGAATCGGTCAGCACCATGACCGAGAGCCAGCGCTACAGCGAGGAGAGCGTATCGATTGCCAACCAGGCCGGTGAGCGCCTGGGCAGCGTGACCCAGCGCATCGGCGAGATCGACGGCATGAACCAGTCGGTGGCCACCGCCACCGAGGAACAGACCTCGGTGGTCGAGGCGCTAAACATGGACATCAACGAGATCAACACCCTCAACCAGGAAGGTGTGGAAAACCTGCAGGCCACCTTGCGCGCCTGCGGCGACCTGGAGCAACAGGCCTCGCGCCTGAAGCAGCTGGTCGACAGCTTCCGTATCTGA
- the purU gene encoding formyltetrahydrofolate deformylase, whose protein sequence is MRTFRLVIACPDGVGIVAKVSNFLATYNGWITEASHHSDTQSGWFFMRHEIRADSLPFDLAGFHQAFAPIAREFSMEWRITDSAQKKRVVLMASRESHCLADLLHRWHSDELDCDIPCVISNHDDLRSMVEWHGIPFHHVPVNPQDKAPAFARVAQLVGECQADAVVLARYMQILPPQLCQDYAGRVINIHHSFLPSFVGAKPYHQASLRGVKLIGATCHYVTEELDAGPIIEQDVVRVTHRDSIETMVRLGKDVEKMVLARGLRYHLEDRVLVHDNKTVVFD, encoded by the coding sequence GCACTTTTCGGCTGGTAATCGCCTGCCCAGATGGCGTTGGTATCGTCGCCAAGGTCAGTAATTTTCTGGCCACCTATAACGGCTGGATCACTGAGGCCAGCCATCACTCGGATACCCAGAGTGGCTGGTTCTTCATGCGTCATGAGATTCGCGCCGATTCCCTGCCGTTCGATCTGGCCGGCTTTCACCAGGCCTTTGCGCCGATTGCCCGCGAATTCTCCATGGAGTGGCGCATCACCGATTCGGCGCAGAAGAAGCGCGTGGTGCTGATGGCCAGCCGCGAGTCGCACTGCCTGGCCGACTTGCTGCACCGCTGGCACAGCGACGAGCTGGATTGCGACATTCCCTGCGTGATCTCCAACCACGACGACCTGCGCAGCATGGTCGAGTGGCACGGCATTCCCTTCCACCATGTGCCGGTCAATCCGCAGGACAAGGCGCCGGCGTTTGCCCGGGTCGCCCAGCTGGTCGGCGAATGCCAGGCCGATGCCGTGGTGCTGGCGCGCTACATGCAGATCCTGCCGCCGCAGCTGTGCCAGGACTATGCCGGGCGGGTGATCAACATCCACCATAGCTTCCTGCCGTCCTTCGTCGGGGCCAAGCCTTATCACCAGGCCTCGCTGCGCGGGGTCAAGCTGATCGGCGCGACCTGCCACTACGTGACCGAGGAGCTGGATGCCGGTCCGATCATCGAGCAGGACGTGGTACGCGTGACCCATCGCGACAGCATCGAAACCATGGTGCGCCTGGGCAAGGACGTGGAAAAGATGGTGCTGGCCCGCGGCCTGCGCTATCACTTGGAAGATCGCGTGCTGGTGCACGACAACAAAACCGTGGTATTCGACTGA